Proteins from one Nitrobacteraceae bacterium AZCC 2146 genomic window:
- a CDS encoding lysyl-tRNA synthetase class 1 (product_source=KO:K04566; cath_funfam=1.10.10.350,3.40.50.620; cog=COG1384; ko=KO:K04566; pfam=PF01921; superfamily=48163,52374; tigrfam=TIGR00467), whose translation MSTIDLAVSPSDLRTLAEQSNAWPFEQARQIVARLKKKPKDEVLFETGYGPSGLPHIGTFGEVARTTMVRHAFRVLTDDKIKTRLIAFSDDMDGLRKVPDNVPNKEMLASHLGKPLSRIPDPFSNEYPSFGAANNARLRAFLDHFGFDYEFASSTDYYTSGRFDTTLLKMLTVYDQVMAVILPTLGPDRRATYSPFLPISKHTGVVLQVPMIRRDVGAGTVTYIDPDTGEEVETPVTGGHVKCQWKADWAMRWAALGIDYEMAGKDLIDSVKLSGKICTALGGVPPEGFNYELFLDDKGQKISKSKGNGLTIDEWLRYASPESLSLFMYREPKAAKRLFFDVIPRAVDEYQQFLDGFARQDGKQQLSNPVWHIHAGHPPVSDMPVTFQLLLTLVSSSNAENAGTLWGFIGRYRPGVTAQTHPRLDAMVGYAINYYRDFVAPTKTFREPTDAERVALQDLRDALSQLPAEASAEDIQNVVYEIGRREPFLDPVKKGKDGRPGVSLDWFNMLYQVLLGQEKGPRFGSFVAVYGVTNAIAMIDGALARSA comes from the coding sequence ATGTCCACGATTGATCTTGCCGTCAGCCCGAGCGATCTGCGCACGCTCGCCGAACAATCCAACGCCTGGCCGTTCGAGCAGGCCAGGCAGATTGTCGCGCGTCTGAAGAAGAAGCCGAAGGACGAGGTGCTGTTCGAGACCGGCTACGGTCCGTCCGGCCTGCCGCATATCGGCACCTTCGGCGAAGTCGCGCGTACCACCATGGTGCGCCACGCGTTTCGCGTGCTCACCGATGACAAGATCAAGACCCGGCTGATCGCGTTTTCGGACGACATGGACGGTTTGCGCAAGGTGCCGGACAACGTGCCGAACAAGGAGATGCTGGCCTCGCATCTCGGCAAACCGCTGAGCCGGATCCCGGATCCGTTCTCGAACGAGTACCCGTCGTTCGGCGCCGCCAATAATGCAAGGTTGCGCGCCTTCCTCGACCATTTCGGCTTCGACTACGAGTTTGCCAGTTCGACCGATTACTACACGTCCGGCCGCTTCGACACGACGTTGCTCAAGATGCTCACCGTGTACGATCAGGTGATGGCCGTGATCCTGCCGACGCTCGGTCCGGACCGGCGCGCGACGTATTCGCCGTTCCTTCCGATCAGCAAGCACACGGGCGTGGTGCTTCAGGTGCCGATGATCCGCCGCGACGTCGGCGCCGGCACCGTGACCTATATCGACCCCGATACCGGCGAAGAGGTCGAGACCCCGGTCACCGGCGGTCATGTGAAGTGCCAGTGGAAGGCCGACTGGGCGATGCGATGGGCCGCGCTCGGCATCGACTATGAAATGGCCGGCAAGGATCTCATCGATTCGGTGAAGTTGTCGGGCAAGATCTGCACGGCGCTCGGCGGCGTGCCGCCGGAGGGCTTCAACTACGAACTGTTCCTCGACGACAAGGGCCAGAAGATTTCCAAGTCGAAGGGCAACGGTCTCACCATCGACGAGTGGCTGCGCTACGCGTCGCCGGAATCGCTGTCGCTGTTCATGTACCGCGAGCCGAAGGCGGCGAAGCGGCTGTTCTTCGATGTCATTCCGCGCGCCGTCGACGAATATCAGCAATTCCTCGATGGATTTGCACGGCAGGATGGCAAGCAGCAGCTGTCCAATCCGGTCTGGCACATCCACGCCGGTCATCCGCCGGTATCGGACATGCCGGTTACCTTCCAGCTGTTGCTGACGCTGGTGTCGTCATCCAATGCGGAGAATGCCGGGACGTTGTGGGGTTTTATCGGGCGTTACCGGCCCGGCGTCACCGCGCAGACCCATCCACGCCTCGACGCCATGGTCGGCTACGCCATCAACTATTACCGGGACTTCGTGGCGCCGACCAAGACGTTCCGCGAGCCGACCGATGCCGAGCGCGTGGCGTTGCAGGATCTGCGCGATGCGCTGTCGCAGCTGCCGGCGGAGGCTTCGGCGGAAGACATCCAGAACGTGGTCTACGAAATCGGCCGCCGCGAACCGTTCCTCGATCCGGTGAAGAAGGGCAAGGATGGCCGGCCGGGCGTGTCGCTCGACTGGTTCAACATGCTGTACCAGGTGCTGCTCGGCCAGGAAAAAGGCCCGCGCTTCGGCTCGTTCGTGGCGGTCTATGGCGTGACGAATGCGATCGCGATGATCGACGGCGCACTGGCGCGCTCGGCATAA
- a CDS encoding uncharacterized protein (TIGR02246 family) (product_source=TIGR02246; cath_funfam=3.10.450.50; cleavage_site_network=SignalP-noTM; cog=COG4875; pfam=PF08332; superfamily=54427; tigrfam=TIGR02246), whose translation MKARTIVASAITLVFVSANSFAQAKPMNCAVVTTKQVEALFDRWNASLATLDPAKVTANYASDAVLLPTVSNTPRTDSAAIQDYFVHFLEKHPQGKIDSRTVRIGCNTASDVGTYTFTLSGNAPGEKQIVKARYSYVYVYRDKKWLIAHHHSSAMPEPVTPAAATAAPK comes from the coding sequence ATGAAAGCCAGAACAATCGTTGCCAGTGCGATCACGCTGGTATTCGTAAGCGCCAACTCGTTCGCACAAGCGAAGCCCATGAACTGCGCGGTCGTGACGACGAAACAGGTCGAAGCCCTGTTCGACCGCTGGAATGCCTCCCTCGCGACGCTCGATCCCGCCAAGGTCACAGCCAACTATGCATCCGACGCTGTGCTGTTACCGACGGTGTCCAACACGCCGCGCACCGACAGTGCGGCAATCCAGGACTACTTCGTGCACTTCCTGGAAAAGCATCCGCAGGGCAAGATTGACAGCCGCACCGTGCGTATCGGCTGCAACACGGCATCCGACGTCGGCACCTATACGTTCACGCTGTCCGGCAACGCACCCGGCGAGAAGCAGATCGTCAAGGCGCGCTACAGTTATGTCTATGTCTACCGCGACAAAAAGTGGCTGATCGCGCATCATCACTCATCGGCGATGCCTGAGCCCGTCACACCGGCAGCAGCGACTGCGGCCCCCAAGTAA
- a CDS encoding phage repressor protein C with HTH and peptisase S24 domain (product_source=COG2932; cath_funfam=2.10.109.10; cog=COG2932; pfam=PF00717; smart=SM00530; superfamily=47413,51306) has protein sequence MLTHAQIWNALDKLAERNGLSASGLAKKAGLDSTTFNKSKRITNDGRERWPSTESVSKALAATNVPIDSFVNLIEGTKRIVQSVPLLGFAQAGHGGYFDDAGFPAGSKGWDEIGLPSVNDEHAYALQISGDSMKPAYRDGDIIVVSPGAQIRKGDRVVVKTKDGEVMVKELKRRTTKVLELQSLNPNHVDRTFPAADVEWIARIVWASQ, from the coding sequence ATGCTGACTCACGCCCAGATCTGGAACGCCCTCGACAAGCTGGCCGAACGCAACGGCCTGTCGGCCTCCGGCCTTGCGAAAAAGGCCGGGCTCGACTCCACCACCTTCAACAAATCCAAGCGCATCACCAATGACGGTCGCGAACGCTGGCCGTCTACCGAATCAGTGTCGAAGGCGCTGGCTGCGACCAATGTCCCGATCGACAGTTTTGTGAATCTGATCGAAGGCACCAAGCGCATCGTGCAATCGGTGCCGCTGCTCGGTTTCGCGCAGGCCGGCCATGGCGGCTATTTCGACGATGCCGGCTTCCCGGCTGGCAGCAAGGGCTGGGACGAGATCGGCCTGCCCTCCGTCAATGACGAGCACGCTTATGCGCTGCAGATCTCCGGCGATTCGATGAAGCCTGCCTATCGCGACGGCGACATCATCGTGGTGTCGCCCGGCGCCCAGATCCGCAAGGGCGACCGCGTCGTGGTCAAGACGAAGGACGGCGAGGTGATGGTCAAGGAACTGAAGCGCCGCACCACCAAGGTGCTGGAGCTGCAGTCGCTGAATCCGAATCACGTCGATCGGACATTTCCAGCCGCGGACGTGGAGTGGATCGCGAGAATTGTTTGGGCGAGCCAGTAG
- a CDS encoding uncharacterized protein (DUF952 family) (product_source=COG3502; cog=COG3502; pfam=PF06108; superfamily=56399) codes for MRTIYKICPASNWREAERQGVYRGSADDSRDGFIHFSTAAQVAETVKKHYFGQTGLFLIAVDSDALGDALRWEPSRGGDLFPHLYGDLDLGAVTAILDLRARSDGSHDIPELQS; via the coding sequence GTGCGCACCATCTATAAAATCTGTCCCGCCTCCAACTGGCGCGAGGCTGAACGACAGGGCGTCTACCGCGGCAGTGCCGATGATTCGCGCGACGGCTTTATCCATTTCTCCACCGCCGCGCAGGTGGCCGAGACCGTCAAGAAGCACTACTTCGGCCAGACCGGCCTGTTCCTGATCGCTGTGGACTCCGACGCACTCGGTGACGCGCTGCGCTGGGAACCGTCGCGCGGCGGCGACCTGTTTCCGCATCTCTATGGCGACCTCGACCTCGGCGCGGTCACCGCCATACTGGACCTGCGGGCACGCTCCGACGGCAGCCACGACATTCCGGAGTTGCAATCGTGA
- a CDS encoding dihydroorotate dehydrogenase (product_source=KO:K00254; cath_funfam=3.20.20.70; cog=COG0167; ko=KO:K00254; pfam=PF01180; superfamily=51395; tigrfam=TIGR01036), with protein sequence MIRAFDALSLPMLRWLDPEDAHRLAIRGLRLLPPGRPRPDDPKLAVRAFGLNFPNPIGIAAGFDKNAEVPDALLRLGFGFTEVGTVTPKPQAGNPRPRLFRLERDEAVINRLGFNNDGADAALRRLAARAHHGGIVGVNVGANKDSVDRIDDYVRLIETFAPVASYFTVNVSSPNTPGLRNLQQATALDDLLARVIDARERVRKNAGDSPVLLKIAPDVSLADLDDIVHIARSRGVDGMIVANTTIGRPTTLREQTRLKEQGGLSGRPLFRLSTRMVAETYVRVEGAFPLIGAGGIDGGGAALTKIRAGASLIQLYSSLIYKGLGLVDSIKADLVSTLLRTGRDSLSEIVGADAPTITAEDWPA encoded by the coding sequence GTGATTCGCGCTTTCGATGCTTTGTCCCTGCCGATGCTGCGCTGGCTCGATCCGGAAGACGCGCATCGCCTTGCGATTCGCGGCCTGCGACTGCTGCCGCCGGGGCGGCCGCGGCCGGACGATCCGAAACTCGCGGTTCGTGCGTTCGGCCTGAACTTCCCCAATCCGATCGGCATCGCCGCCGGTTTCGATAAAAATGCCGAAGTACCGGATGCGCTGTTGCGGCTCGGCTTTGGCTTTACCGAAGTCGGCACGGTGACGCCGAAGCCGCAGGCCGGCAATCCGCGCCCGCGGCTGTTCCGGCTGGAGCGCGACGAGGCCGTCATCAATCGCTTGGGGTTCAATAATGACGGCGCCGACGCCGCCTTGCGCCGCCTGGCGGCGCGCGCGCACCATGGTGGCATCGTCGGCGTCAATGTCGGCGCCAACAAGGATTCGGTCGACCGCATCGACGACTATGTCCGGCTGATCGAGACCTTCGCACCGGTGGCAAGCTATTTCACCGTCAATGTCTCGTCGCCGAACACGCCGGGCCTGCGCAACCTGCAGCAGGCTACGGCGCTCGACGATCTTCTCGCCAGGGTGATCGATGCCCGCGAACGGGTGCGAAAGAACGCCGGCGATTCGCCGGTGCTCTTGAAGATCGCGCCCGATGTCAGCCTCGCCGACCTCGACGATATCGTGCACATCGCGCGTTCGCGCGGGGTCGATGGCATGATCGTCGCCAACACCACCATCGGCCGGCCGACGACCTTGCGCGAGCAGACGCGCCTCAAGGAGCAGGGCGGGCTATCCGGCCGGCCGCTGTTTCGATTGTCGACGCGGATGGTGGCAGAGACCTATGTGCGCGTCGAAGGCGCGTTTCCACTGATCGGCGCCGGCGGTATCGATGGCGGCGGGGCCGCGCTGACAAAAATCCGGGCTGGCGCCAGCCTGATCCAGCTTTATTCGTCGCTGATCTACAAAGGCCTCGGCCTCGTCGACAGCATCAAGGCCGATCTGGTCTCGACGCTGCTGCGCACCGGCCGCGATTCGCTGTCGGAAATCGTCGGCGCCGATGCGCCCACCATCACCGCAGAAGACTGGCCGGCCTAA
- a CDS encoding MATE family multidrug resistance protein (product_source=KO:K03327; cog=COG0534; ko=KO:K03327; pfam=PF01554; tigrfam=TIGR00797; transmembrane_helix_parts=Inside_1_11,TMhelix_12_34,Outside_35_43,TMhelix_44_66,Inside_67_89,TMhelix_90_112,Outside_113_131,TMhelix_132_154,Inside_155_160,TMhelix_161_183,Outside_184_197,TMhelix_198_220,Inside_221_240,TMhelix_241_260,Outside_261_309,TMhelix_310_332,Inside_333_352,TMhelix_353_375,Outside_376_394,TMhelix_395_417,Inside_418_449): MSSGLRVNHARVFAIAGPAMLANLTTPLLGIVATAAIGRLGDPHLLGGVALASVAFDCIFWLFGFLRMATVAFSAQALGAGDRLELRAILLRALMLGAAIGLALIAIRTPLASVIFSLMGGSEAVTSAAREYFFIRLWSAPLMLGNYVILGWLVGQARTGLALALQVGINVINMALTAFLVLVAGNGVAGAAIATVTAETVGFIAGLAVVWQLLAGPVGVPRDVLFDRKRLLRLFAVNRDIMIRTAALIAAFLFFTAQGARAGDLTLAANAVLNNFLMIGSFFLDGLANAAEQLCGQSFGARDRQEFSRAVRLVLGWSAVFGLAVTLSFALSGNTLIDVITTSPEVRIAARKFMLLAALAPACGVLAYSYDGIYIGASWARDMRNLMLVAFATYLATWYFLTPLGNAGLWIAFLIFLLTRGALQAARYPALVRMSFSPEAVLRPASLLR; this comes from the coding sequence ATGTCCTCAGGGCTTCGCGTCAACCACGCGCGCGTGTTCGCCATTGCCGGTCCGGCAATGCTGGCGAACCTGACGACGCCGCTGCTCGGCATCGTCGCCACCGCGGCGATCGGCCGGCTGGGTGATCCGCATCTGCTCGGTGGCGTGGCGCTGGCCTCCGTTGCCTTCGACTGCATCTTCTGGCTGTTCGGCTTCCTGCGGATGGCGACGGTAGCCTTCTCCGCGCAGGCGCTCGGCGCCGGCGACCGGCTTGAGCTGCGCGCCATCCTGCTGCGCGCGCTGATGCTCGGCGCCGCGATCGGCCTCGCGCTGATTGCGATCCGCACGCCGCTGGCGTCGGTGATCTTCAGCCTCATGGGCGGTAGCGAGGCCGTGACGTCGGCGGCGCGGGAGTATTTCTTCATCCGGCTGTGGTCGGCGCCGCTGATGCTGGGCAACTACGTCATACTCGGCTGGCTGGTCGGCCAGGCCCGCACCGGCCTCGCGCTGGCGCTGCAGGTCGGCATCAACGTCATCAACATGGCGCTCACGGCGTTTCTCGTGCTCGTGGCCGGCAACGGCGTCGCCGGTGCGGCGATCGCGACAGTGACCGCGGAAACGGTTGGCTTCATCGCCGGCCTTGCCGTGGTCTGGCAGTTGCTCGCAGGGCCGGTCGGCGTCCCCCGCGACGTCCTGTTCGATCGCAAACGCCTGCTGCGGTTGTTCGCCGTCAACCGCGATATCATGATCCGCACCGCGGCGCTGATTGCGGCGTTTCTGTTCTTCACCGCGCAGGGCGCCCGCGCCGGCGACCTCACGCTGGCGGCCAATGCGGTGCTGAACAATTTTCTGATGATCGGCTCGTTCTTCCTCGATGGCCTTGCGAACGCCGCCGAGCAACTCTGCGGACAGAGTTTTGGCGCCCGCGACCGCCAGGAATTTTCCCGCGCTGTCAGACTGGTGCTGGGCTGGAGCGCGGTGTTCGGCCTCGCGGTGACGCTGTCGTTCGCGCTGTCCGGCAATACGCTGATCGACGTCATCACCACCAGCCCCGAGGTCCGCATAGCCGCGCGCAAATTCATGCTGCTGGCGGCATTGGCACCGGCCTGCGGCGTGCTGGCCTATAGCTATGACGGCATCTATATCGGCGCATCCTGGGCTCGCGACATGCGCAACCTGATGCTGGTGGCTTTCGCCACCTATCTCGCCACCTGGTATTTCCTGACGCCGCTCGGCAATGCCGGGCTGTGGATCGCGTTCCTGATTTTCCTGCTGACGCGCGGCGCGCTGCAGGCCGCGCGCTATCCGGCGCTGGTGCGGATGTCGTTTTCGCCCGAGGCCGTGCTTAGGCCGGCCAGTCTTCTGCGGTGA
- a CDS encoding hypothetical protein (product_source=Hypo-rule applied; pfam=PF20061; superfamily=81340; transmembrane_helix_parts=Outside_1_29,TMhelix_30_52,Inside_53_71,TMhelix_72_94,Outside_95_100), translating to MPDEIRELPATNDGLSRFLGGSPLAVLGRLILLSILVGVVLAAIGFDPWNIVASIRRLFQWVYDLGFDAINGLWRYFLLGAVIVVPVWLISRMFSAPRGR from the coding sequence ATGCCAGACGAGATCCGGGAATTGCCGGCGACAAATGACGGCCTGTCGCGCTTTCTCGGCGGTTCGCCGCTGGCCGTGCTCGGGCGGCTGATCCTGCTCTCGATCCTGGTCGGCGTGGTGCTCGCCGCCATCGGCTTCGACCCCTGGAATATCGTCGCCAGCATTCGCCGCCTGTTCCAATGGGTTTACGACCTTGGATTCGACGCCATCAACGGGCTGTGGCGCTACTTCCTGCTCGGCGCAGTGATCGTCGTGCCGGTCTGGCTGATCTCGCGAATGTTCAGCGCGCCGCGCGGCCGCTAA
- a CDS encoding DNA ligase-1 (product_source=KO:K10747; cath_funfam=2.40.50.140,3.30.470.30; cog=COG1793; ko=KO:K10747; pfam=PF01068,PF04675,PF04679; superfamily=50249,56091; tigrfam=TIGR04120) — MNRFAELLDRLAYEPGRNNKLRLITSYFRATADPDRGYALAALTGALSFKHAKAGLIRDLIAARTDPVLFALSYDYVGDLSETVALMWPKSAELTHNNPPPPTLTEVVTTLRTLGKTELPTQLARWLDELDETGRWALLKLVTGGMRIGVSARLAKTAAAALGDKDAHDIELMWPGLAPPYPELFAWLEGRADKPINLDPAPFRPVMLAHAIEDSDFANLDASDFVAEWKWDGIRIQAVSGRDDHGNIIARLYSRTGEDITASFPDLAPSLRLPGAIDGELLVLREGRVQSFNVLQQRLNRKSVTPKLMKDYPTHLRAYDLLSDGETDLRALPFEERRAKLETFVTQLDDPRIDLSAQIPFENWDTLAAARADPVSAGAGEDSEAVEGVMLKRRDSAYLPGRPKGPWWKWKRDPHIIDAVLMYAQRGHGKRSSYYSDYTFGVWTAGESGDQLVPVGKAYFGFTDEELLQIDRFVRRNTTEKFGPVRHVVHEPDQGLVLEVAFEGLARSPRHKSGVAMRFPRISRLRWDKPPRDADRLETLERMLKAEATIAPAAAASH, encoded by the coding sequence ATGAACCGCTTCGCCGAACTGCTCGATCGTCTCGCTTATGAGCCCGGCCGCAACAACAAGCTGCGGCTGATCACCAGCTATTTTCGCGCGACGGCCGATCCCGATCGCGGCTATGCACTGGCGGCACTGACCGGCGCGCTGTCGTTCAAGCACGCCAAGGCCGGGCTGATCCGCGATCTCATTGCCGCGCGCACCGACCCGGTGCTGTTCGCATTGTCCTATGACTACGTCGGCGATCTCTCGGAGACGGTGGCGTTGATGTGGCCGAAATCGGCTGAACTGACTCACAACAACCCGCCGCCTCCGACGCTGACCGAAGTCGTCACCACGCTGCGTACGCTCGGCAAGACCGAATTACCGACGCAGCTGGCGCGATGGCTCGATGAACTCGACGAGACCGGGCGCTGGGCGCTGCTGAAACTTGTCACCGGCGGCATGCGGATCGGCGTCTCCGCGCGACTCGCCAAGACGGCCGCGGCGGCGCTTGGCGACAAGGATGCGCACGATATCGAGCTGATGTGGCCCGGGCTGGCGCCACCTTATCCGGAGCTGTTCGCGTGGCTGGAAGGCCGTGCCGACAAGCCGATCAATCTCGATCCCGCGCCATTCCGGCCGGTGATGCTGGCCCATGCCATTGAGGATAGTGACTTCGCCAATCTCGATGCGTCGGATTTCGTCGCGGAATGGAAATGGGACGGCATCCGGATTCAGGCGGTGTCCGGCCGCGATGACCACGGCAACATTATCGCGCGGCTCTATTCCCGCACCGGCGAGGACATCACCGCAAGCTTTCCCGATCTGGCGCCGTCGCTGCGGCTGCCTGGCGCGATCGACGGCGAACTGCTGGTGCTGCGCGAAGGCCGCGTACAGTCCTTCAACGTGCTGCAGCAGCGGCTGAACCGCAAAAGCGTGACGCCGAAGCTGATGAAGGATTATCCGACCCATCTGCGCGCCTATGACCTGCTCAGCGACGGCGAGACCGATCTGCGCGCGCTGCCGTTCGAGGAACGGCGAGCTAAACTGGAAACCTTCGTCACGCAGCTCGACGATCCCCGCATCGACCTGTCCGCTCAAATTCCGTTTGAGAACTGGGACACACTGGCCGCGGCGCGCGCCGATCCCGTCAGCGCCGGCGCCGGCGAAGATTCCGAAGCGGTCGAGGGCGTGATGCTGAAGCGGCGCGACTCGGCCTACCTGCCGGGCCGGCCGAAGGGCCCGTGGTGGAAATGGAAGCGCGATCCACACATCATCGATGCCGTGCTGATGTATGCGCAGCGTGGCCACGGCAAGCGCTCGTCCTATTACTCCGACTACACCTTTGGCGTCTGGACGGCAGGCGAGAGCGGCGACCAGCTGGTGCCTGTCGGCAAGGCCTATTTCGGCTTCACCGACGAGGAACTGCTGCAGATCGACCGCTTCGTCCGCCGCAACACCACCGAAAAATTCGGGCCGGTCCGCCATGTAGTGCATGAGCCCGACCAGGGACTGGTGCTCGAGGTCGCCTTCGAGGGCCTGGCGCGCTCGCCGCGACACAAGTCCGGCGTCGCGATGCGCTTTCCCCGCATCAGCCGGCTGCGCTGGGACAAGCCGCCACGCGACGCCGACCGGCTGGAAACGCTGGAACGGATGCTGAAGGCCGAGGCCACAATTGCGCCCGCCGCAGCTGCCAGTCATTGA
- a CDS encoding putative mRNA 3-end processing factor (product_source=KO:K07577; cog=COG1236; ko=KO:K07577; superfamily=56281; tigrfam=TIGR04122), translating into MNPAGTYIAQMRPQDILIPVPAGLCCKPGGFHIDPVRPVERAVITHGHSDHARPGHGAVLATQETLDMMRLRYGDNFAGSTQVIAYGEELKLGDVTIKCHPAGHVLGSAQIAVTCEDICIVASGDYKDAPDPTCTPFEVVPCDVFITEATFGLPVFRHGDAADEVRKLLASVALFPERAHLVGAYSLGKAQRVIALIRQAGYDAPIYLHGAMEKITRYYESRGVALGDLRMVKGVKKADLAGTITLAPPSATSDIWTRRFPDPVTAFASGWMRVRARARQRGVELPLIISDHADWDGLTATIGATGAGEIWVTHGQEDALVHWCQTKGLTARPLALVGYGDEEEEEPLSSSESADA; encoded by the coding sequence ATGAATCCCGCCGGGACCTATATAGCCCAGATGCGCCCGCAAGACATCCTGATCCCCGTCCCCGCCGGCCTGTGTTGCAAGCCTGGCGGCTTCCATATCGACCCCGTCAGGCCGGTGGAGCGCGCCGTGATCACCCACGGCCATTCCGACCACGCCCGGCCCGGCCATGGCGCGGTGCTGGCGACGCAGGAAACCCTCGACATGATGCGGCTGCGCTATGGTGACAACTTTGCCGGCAGCACGCAGGTGATCGCCTATGGCGAAGAGCTGAAGCTCGGCGACGTCACCATCAAGTGCCATCCCGCCGGCCATGTGCTGGGCTCGGCGCAAATCGCCGTCACTTGCGAGGACATCTGCATCGTGGCGTCGGGCGACTACAAGGACGCACCGGACCCGACCTGCACGCCGTTCGAGGTGGTACCGTGCGATGTCTTCATCACCGAAGCGACGTTCGGCCTGCCGGTGTTCCGCCATGGCGACGCTGCCGACGAGGTGAGGAAGCTGCTGGCGTCGGTGGCGCTGTTTCCGGAACGGGCGCATCTGGTCGGCGCCTATTCGCTCGGGAAGGCGCAGCGCGTCATCGCGCTGATCCGCCAAGCCGGCTACGACGCGCCGATCTATCTGCACGGCGCGATGGAGAAGATCACGCGCTATTATGAGAGCCGCGGCGTCGCGCTCGGCGATCTCCGCATGGTCAAAGGCGTGAAGAAGGCCGACCTCGCGGGCACCATCACGCTGGCGCCGCCGTCGGCCACTTCGGATATCTGGACGCGGCGCTTTCCCGATCCGGTCACGGCATTTGCGTCAGGCTGGATGCGGGTGCGCGCCCGCGCCCGGCAGCGCGGCGTCGAACTGCCGCTGATCATTTCCGATCACGCCGACTGGGACGGGTTGACCGCGACGATTGGCGCCACCGGTGCCGGCGAGATCTGGGTCACCCACGGCCAAGAAGACGCGCTGGTGCACTGGTGCCAGACCAAAGGCCTGACGGCGCGGCCGCTGGCGCTGGTCGGCTATGGCGACGAGGAGGAAGAGGAACCGTTGTCATCCAGCGAAAGCGCCGACGCATGA
- a CDS encoding putative TPR repeat methyltransferase (product_source=COG4976; cath_funfam=3.40.50.150; cog=COG4976; pfam=PF08241; smart=SM00028; superfamily=48452,53335): MSSGDMNADRRFDFARDLQLSGDLVAAEDLFVQATDLAPGFATAWFTLGEVREQLGDLPGAIIAFGHAQTSDADDRNGAGLRLMRLGATKLAMMPPTYVTALFDQYAPKFESALVDTLGYRGPAVLFKAVLAACTAVERTMVFKRAIDLGCGTGLAGAAFAAQAGEIIGIDLSPRMIERARATGFYAELKVAEIVDGLRRRPAASADLILAADVLIYLHDLAPLLAEVARVLVPGGLLAFTAESHEGDGVVLGAGLRYAHSVDYVRASVAAAGLTLSQLEPASIRNEGNIPVPGLVAVAIK, encoded by the coding sequence ATGTCTTCCGGCGATATGAATGCCGATCGGCGCTTCGACTTCGCGCGTGACCTGCAGCTGAGCGGCGATCTGGTCGCCGCCGAGGACCTGTTCGTGCAGGCCACGGATCTGGCGCCTGGCTTTGCTACCGCGTGGTTCACGCTGGGCGAAGTCCGCGAGCAGCTTGGTGATCTCCCGGGTGCCATCATCGCTTTCGGCCACGCGCAAACCAGCGATGCCGACGATCGCAACGGCGCCGGCCTGCGGCTGATGCGGCTCGGTGCGACCAAGCTCGCGATGATGCCGCCGACCTACGTCACGGCACTGTTCGATCAATACGCGCCGAAATTCGAATCGGCTCTGGTCGATACGCTCGGCTATCGCGGTCCGGCGGTGCTGTTCAAGGCCGTGCTCGCGGCCTGCACTGCGGTCGAGAGGACGATGGTTTTCAAGCGCGCCATCGATCTGGGTTGCGGCACCGGGCTGGCGGGTGCCGCCTTCGCCGCGCAAGCCGGCGAGATCATCGGCATCGACCTGTCGCCGCGGATGATCGAGCGCGCTCGCGCCACCGGCTTCTATGCTGAACTCAAGGTCGCGGAGATCGTCGATGGCCTGCGCCGCCGGCCTGCTGCCAGTGCCGATCTGATCCTTGCCGCCGACGTGCTGATCTATCTGCACGACCTCGCCCCGTTGCTGGCCGAAGTTGCGCGCGTGCTGGTGCCGGGCGGCCTGCTCGCCTTCACCGCGGAAAGTCACGAGGGCGACGGCGTCGTTCTCGGCGCGGGGCTGCGCTATGCCCACAGCGTTGATTACGTGCGGGCGTCGGTCGCCGCTGCGGGTCTGACGCTCAGTCAGCTCGAGCCGGCGTCCATTCGCAACGAAGGCAACATTCCGGTGCCGGGCCTCGTGGCGGTCGCGATCAAATAG